The genomic segment GAATTTTAGAAGCATCGAAGTGGCTAATTAAACTATCTTGCATAAAAAATGCATCCAAATAAAGTTCGCCAATATTTCCACCAAAAGTTTCTCCTTCAATTTGCTCTTTTGGTATAACAGAAAGGCTTCCATCTAAATTCTTTTCAACAAAAAGTAAATTGCTCTTTGGTAAATCTGAAACTAAAAATGGGGAATGCGTAGTGAGAAATATTTGACATTTCTTGTCAAGTAACTTTGGAAGTATGTTTATTAATTTAAATAAAAATTCGGTCTGCCATTTGGGATGAAAATATAAATCACCTTCATCAATGCATATCAATACATTATCTTCCTTAATCTTTCCAGCAATCGAATAGAAATTTGCAAATAAATTTATGTAAGCCTTGTGACCACTGCTAATGCCAGCCCACTCAACGCTATATGATAAACTTTGGTTTGTTGTTGCGTCCAAATACCCTGTAAGGAATGAGCCAACTCTGTCATTGTACTCTAAGGTAAATTGAACTCTTCGATTTGCATATGTGCCAATGTCTTCTTTAAATTCGGAATTACTTTGATTGCCCAAATCTCTATCTGCCAACTCTGTAAGAAATTTATAGGTTTCAAAAAAGCCCCAATATTTATCTATGGTAGTTGCAAAGTCTCCAATGAAATATTTAAAAATGTCATCAATTCTAAAATCTGATTGCGTAACCTCGAATAGCGAATTTAATATTCGATGAAGTTCTTTTTTATCCTTAATGACTTTCCCGTCAACATGATTTAAAATATCTCTATTCAAGATAAAATCAATAAAAACAAGAAATGCAGAGAAGTATTTTATGGAATTCGTTGACTTATTATCTGTAATTTTCTTTCTAAAACTTAATACAAATTCTTTCAATCGTATTTCATTCTCAGTTTCTCTTTTATATTTCTCGTCAAAAGTTTTAATACGGTTAATAATGTTTGACCAGATTGGCGAAGTAAGAATAACCTTAGAAGGTTTCAGTTTTTGATTTGCACTTGAATTAACAGAGATTTCCACATCTTCAAGCAACTTGAATTGTGGACTCTTTATGAATTTTATTTGTTGTTGAATAGTTTTTTGATAGTTTTTATTAATGTTTTCACCGAAAGAGCTATTCAGCAAGTCATTTGTTGAAATATTTATATTCTTCTTGCTGAAATTATGTCGTCTGCCATCAAATACATTAGAGAAAAAGATTGAATTTATAGATGGTATTTTACCGTCATAGCTTTTTATTTCTGCCCCAAAATCATTCTTTATGAAAGGCATTTTGTAATTGTAAATAGTGTAGTAATTCCCATCGTTAAATACAGCAAAGAATGGTTTATTTATAATTGTATTAGCACCGTCTGAAATA from the Bacteroidia bacterium genome contains:
- a CDS encoding AAA family ATPase — protein: MKLCYIWIEDYKGFINQGFNLATENTFEYSNSILKRTENKKHIKNFFGNGITDVIGIIGKNASGKTNLLELIQYISDGANTIINKPFFAVFNDGNYYTIYNYKMPFIKNDFGAEIKSYDGKIPSINSIFFSNVFDGRRHNFSKKNINISTNDLLNSSFGENINKNYQKTIQQQIKFIKSPQFKLLEDVEISVNSSANQKLKPSKVILTSPIWSNIINRIKTFDEKYKRETENEIRLKEFVLSFRKKITDNKSTNSIKYFSAFLVFIDFILNRDILNHVDGKVIKDKKELHRILNSLFEVTQSDFRIDDIFKYFIGDFATTIDKYWGFFETYKFLTELADRDLGNQSNSEFKEDIGTYANRRVQFTLEYNDRVGSFLTGYLDATTNQSLSYSVEWAGISSGHKAYINLFANFYSIAGKIKEDNVLICIDEGDLYFHPKWQTEFLFKLINILPKLLDKKCQIFLTTHSPFLVSDLPKSNLLFVEKNLDGSLSVIPKEQIEGETFGGNIGELYLDAFFMQDSLISHFDASKI